From one Oxyura jamaicensis isolate SHBP4307 breed ruddy duck chromosome 15, BPBGC_Ojam_1.0, whole genome shotgun sequence genomic stretch:
- the TRAFD1 gene encoding TRAF-type zinc finger domain-containing protein 1, with amino-acid sequence MATAAVQEGETRLCGNCKKDIPVPNFTIHEIHCSRNLEVCRYCNESVPKSEMKNHIESEHVQVTCKCSMKVEKSLLEDHEASACPLRPAVCQHCDIQLTFNKLQDHESYCGARTEICSGCGLNVMVKDLKEHPRVCGKEVKQARVSRTVPRFEDEGADAHLRALRDIRNQLRSDNYPGPLWRMPRVLERQIYSSCVGDKTIKDIRRRNVSAVQRSQSQEHELEQWERNKNTNSLYGERNANLDYMLALSLQSENPRDDAAVEIDSDFWEHYYTKESVPSACPDETDNSNIFPCDSLLSLSTSNHVKSDEIMLPCEFCEELYPAEDLILHQTGCNPASAFASFSKRSSSPNPWKYDGPQDLGSKSCRSVYSPQHQAGQAEANIIIPCEFCGIQLEEEILFHHQDQCDLRPATASPAGSFPSQQSASPQDNRERRESPELVRRRIRHQGDVSPRCIEGFRQQRLSYPARGTRSLSNAANARNAPPTSSGAVRASEALNARGKPRKVAGTEGRQKNRGAGEPGGTAQRGRPSPNFHSEAFASGFSSTSPTRRSIRNEGGRSLGLSDVPGGLRSRNVKAKPQSPEFGYLEDK; translated from the exons ATGGCCACGGCTGCGGTGCAGGAGGGGGAAACCCGGCTGTGCGGCAACTG CAAAAAGGATATTCCTGTTCCGAATTTCACCATTCATGAAATCCACTGTAGCAGAAACCTCGAGGTGTGCCGCTACTGCAATGAATCGGTCCCCAAGTCTGAAATGAAGAACCACATCGAATCGGAACACGTGCAG GTTACCTGCAAGTGTAGCATGAAGGTAGAAAAAAGCCTCTTGGAGGATCATGAG gcGTCAGCGTGCCCTTTGCGTCCTGCAGTCTGCCAGCATTGTGACATCCAGCTCACTTTCAATAAGCTTCAGGATCATGAAAGTTACTGTGGAGCTAGGACTGAGATATGTAGCGGGTGTGGTCTTAACGTAATGGTAAAAGATCTGAAAGAGCACCCTCGAGTCTGTGGGAAAGAGGTGAAACAAGCACGAGTAAGCAGAACAGTGCCTCGCTTTGAGGACGAGGGTGCGGATGCGCACTTGCGCGCCCTTCGAGACATTAGAAACCAGCTAAGATCAGATAACTATCCCGGGCCTTTGTGGAGAATGCCCAGGGTGCTAGAAAGGCAGATTTATAGCAGCTGTGTAGGAGACAAAACGATTAAGGACATtaggagaagaaatgtttcagcaGTACAAAGAAGTCAAAGTCAAG agCATGAACTGGAGCAGtgggagagaaataaaaacactaacTCACTTTATGGGGAGCGGAACGCCAATTTAGACTACATGCTGGCCCTTAGCCTACAAAGTGAGAATCCTCGCGATGATGCTGCAGTGGAAATTGACAGTGACTTCTGGGAACACTACTACACCAAAGAGTCTGTGCCATCTGCCTGCCCTGATGAAACAGACAACTCAAATATCTTTCCTTGTGACTCTTTATTGTCTCTTAGCACTTCAAACCACGTAAAAA GTGATGAGATCATGTTGCCGTGTGAGTTTTGTGAGGAGCTCTACCCTGCTGAAGATCTGATTCTTCATCAG ACAGGTTGTAACCCAGCAAGTGCCTTTGCCTCGTTCAGTAAAAGAAGTTCCTCTCCTAACCCATGGAAATACGACGGGCCGCAGGATCTTGGTTCCAAAAGCTGTAGGTCTGTTTATTCGCCCCAGCACCAAGCTGGCCAGGCAGAAGCAAACATTATAATTCCCTGTGAGTTTTGTGGCATCCAGCTAGAAGAGGAGATCCTCTTCCACCATCAG GATCAGTGTGACTTGCGCCCAgccacagccagcccagcaggcagctttcCATCGCAGCAGTCGGCATCTCCTCAAGacaacagagagagaagagaatcGCCAGAGCTGGTTCGGAGGCGAATCAGGCATCAAG GAGACGTCTCTCCTCGGTGCATCGAAGGCTTCAGGCAGCAGAGGCTCAGTTACCCTGCGCGAGGGACCAGGTCGCTGAGTAACGCGGCAAACGCCAGGAATGCGCCACCGACCTCATCAGGAGCGGTGAGAGCGAGCGAGGCTCTGAACGCCAGAGGGAAGCCGAGGAAGGTGGCCGGTACCGAGGGGAGGCAGAAGAACAGAGGTGCAGGTGAACCTGGCGGGACAGCACAACGCGGGAGACCGAGCCCGAACTTCCATTCAGAAGCCTTCGCGTCCGGCTTCTCCAGTACTTCTCCAACCCGGCGCAG catcAGAAACGAAGGAGGGAGGAGTCTGGGGCTGTCAGATGTGCCGGGTGGCTTGAGGAGCAGGAATGTGAAG GCAAAACCCCAGAGCCCTGAGTTTGGTTATCTGGAGGACAAGTGA